The nucleotide sequence GCAATTGCTGTTTTTGCCGGTCTTTTTCATGGTGGCGATGTCCATTGTGCAGGAACGCCATCCCACGGAATCCCAGGCCAACCCGGTCAGCTCATTGTTTAAGCTGGCACGAGTAACCTATGTGGACTGGAACTTTGCCACCAATGTGAAGGAAAACGGCATTCTAAATCATATTTTCCTGACGCTGCCGACGGGGCAGATTCCGGCCAAGGGAAAACTTCCTTACGAGGATCTGAATGCGGTGATTGATCCGAAAAAAGCCAAATACGAGCCGGATGTCTTTTTGGTTTTGTGTGAGTCCTGCTATACCAGCAGCAACGACAGCTTTGTGACTCCGATTGCGGATCTGGAAAAAGACGGCTTTGCCCATGCGACGGTGATTTCTCCGGTTTACGGGGGGATGACGGCCGAGGCAGAATTTGAGGTTCTTACGGGACTTCCAAGTCGCCGGTACAAGGGGATTGATTTCCAGTATTTTGCGGAAAGGTATTCGGCCAAGGCCGAAGCCGTGCCCCGAATTTTTGCAGAAAATGGCTATGACACCTGGTCGGCACACGCCAATGACGGTTTTTTCTGGAAGCGCGATATCGTTCATCCGAAGTTTGGTTTTGAAAGATCGTTCTTTGCCGATTCCATGAGCTGGTCTGATGGCAGCAAGTACCCGGAAGACAAAGTCCTGTTTGACCTGGCTTTGACCAAGTACGCTGACAGCCTGAAGGCCGGGAAGAAGACCTTTGCCTTCCTGATCTCGGTATACACCCATGGGCCGTATGCAGATACTGACGGGGACGGCGGCGAAGCTGTATATAAGGAAAAGCTCGGAAAAACAGTACAACAGTTCCTGGATTTTAAGAATGCGGCGGTCAAGCTTGCCCAGCAAAACAATCGCCCGGTGATCTTTGTGATCTTTGGGGATCACAAGCCTGCGATGACCATTTCCTTTTATAAACGCCATGAGTTCGATGATGACTATTTCAGTGCCCGTGGTTCACGGAACGAATCCTTCCAGTTTTCGACCCTGAATCGGTCCCAGCAGATCGTGTACGGCAAGGTGCCGATGTACGTGAAGGGTTATGGGTTGAAGGACGTTGGTGTGGCGGAGGCGATTGCCAAAGAGAGCGAGCAACGCCCGATCTTCTGCCTGCCGGGGATCTTGTCAGAGCGGATTGGGATTCAGAATGCTTATTATAACTATCTGGTGGATACCTGTCGCAAATCTCCAGAAGACCTGGTCGATCCGGAGTTCTTAAAGAAATACTTTGCTGAGGAGATTTACGGGGACCGGTTGTTTGATTAGCTACCTTGGTCGATCTTAGAGAGTAGTTTGTTGTTGGGGTTTGCCAGCAAGGTAACCGTAAGAAAATCCCAGAAGGATTAAGATGAAGTTCCGTACTTCATGCTGGATGAATGGTGTTTCAGTCCAAGAGCAGGCAAAAAGGGCCACGATACAAAGAATCGAGCCAAGTGCCAGCTGCTTTTTGTGGAGTTCAGCAGAGTATTTGAGTTTATGATAGAAGAATACGGCGCCCCCGCCGAACGCACCAAGATATCCCGCCAGTCCAAAGATTCCAGCGCCAGCCAGGGTATCCAAAAACTGATTATGAGCATGGCCGACAACGTACTCATTTGCGTGACCCATCTTTACATAATAAGAAGGGAATAGTTTTGCCGCATTCTCGAAGCCCACGCCGAAGAGAGGATGATCCAGGAACACTTGCCATGAGACTTTCCAAATGGTCAGGCGGGCGATTTGGGAATTAACACCAGAAAAGTCGAAAGTGTAAAGTATTCTGTCTTTCAGCTCAAAGACGTTCAAGGCAACGGCTGCCGCGAATACGGCAAGCGTAAGCCCAGAAATGGCGATGGCCTTTTTGTTCCTGGTATAGAAAAGGGCGACCACTAAAGTGCAGATCATGCCGATCCAGGAGGTTCTGGTATAGGTGGCAATAAGCGCAATGGTCGCCAGTACTAATGCAAGAGTCGCAGATGTTCTTGACGGGCAGTCGTTGGAATAAAGAACAAACGATAAAACCATTGCCCAGACTAGGACTAGAGCCAGAGCAAAATAATTGGGGTTGCTGTAAAACCCTTGGAGTCTGTGGTCGGGAGTGATGAAGTCACCGGCGGTCATATTATACTGGCGATAGATTATCCAGCCCAAAATCCCAATAAGGGCAGTGAATGACCAATTGAACT is from Bdellovibrio bacteriovorus str. Tiberius and encodes:
- a CDS encoding LTA synthase family protein gives rise to the protein MLSALLQLYAFKYLLIVKLLMPWLLYFSVLVFLRPYPAAFFIFLIECLGVRIHLMKMALTNSPFEASDIFAWKQAFFLKSYTDYVIPAIVIGLLLCVWKGISFQKKQLLFLPVFFMVAMSIVQERHPTESQANPVSSLFKLARVTYVDWNFATNVKENGILNHIFLTLPTGQIPAKGKLPYEDLNAVIDPKKAKYEPDVFLVLCESCYTSSNDSFVTPIADLEKDGFAHATVISPVYGGMTAEAEFEVLTGLPSRRYKGIDFQYFAERYSAKAEAVPRIFAENGYDTWSAHANDGFFWKRDIVHPKFGFERSFFADSMSWSDGSKYPEDKVLFDLALTKYADSLKAGKKTFAFLISVYTHGPYADTDGDGGEAVYKEKLGKTVQQFLDFKNAAVKLAQQNNRPVIFVIFGDHKPAMTISFYKRHEFDDDYFSARGSRNESFQFSTLNRSQQIVYGKVPMYVKGYGLKDVGVAEAIAKESEQRPIFCLPGILSERIGIQNAYYNYLVDTCRKSPEDLVDPEFLKKYFAEEIYGDRLFD
- a CDS encoding O-antigen ligase family protein translates to MSASRSSIVLTLLACFVPLSLALNLFNFFWMDGVFAIVTIISFCFSEKSWAGIRNTFGFTNKFLLTCLAAYLGSGIMGYFLNSPMQMHEWNKIASLRWIWGFFACHAVGHLLAEKSKKFNWSFTALIGILGWIIYRQYNMTAGDFITPDHRLQGFYSNPNYFALALVLVWAMVLSFVLYSNDCPSRTSATLALVLATIALIATYTRTSWIGMICTLVVALFYTRNKKAIAISGLTLAVFAAAVALNVFELKDRILYTFDFSGVNSQIARLTIWKVSWQVFLDHPLFGVGFENAAKLFPSYYVKMGHANEYVVGHAHNQFLDTLAGAGIFGLAGYLGAFGGGAVFFYHKLKYSAELHKKQLALGSILCIVALFACSWTETPFIQHEVRNFILILLGFSYGYLAGKPQQQTTL